From Flavobacterium arcticum, the proteins below share one genomic window:
- a CDS encoding DUF7222 domain-containing protein produces MGQIITPKNDDAAPFYSTIYKGGLMTEKHLRNALHLIIKNNPNTIGAFVAKEAMKREVVAAFFHDLRTLGCISGMVSALNQYPPTHHFFETYYEEIEQLRLKYLKQSTALLCEVAYDLKTALAWFAFEQTALELAFTLNIEEGV; encoded by the coding sequence ATGGGGCAAATCATCACACCCAAAAATGATGATGCAGCTCCATTCTATTCAACGATCTACAAAGGAGGTCTTATGACCGAAAAACACTTACGAAACGCTTTACATCTTATCATAAAAAACAATCCCAATACTATTGGTGCTTTTGTTGCCAAAGAAGCAATGAAACGGGAGGTAGTAGCAGCCTTTTTTCATGATTTGAGAACATTGGGCTGTATTTCAGGAATGGTATCCGCACTTAATCAGTATCCCCCAACCCATCATTTCTTCGAAACCTATTATGAGGAGATTGAACAGCTTCGGTTGAAATACCTGAAACAATCTACCGCTTTACTCTGTGAAGTAGCCTATGACCTAAAAACAGCTCTGGCTTGGTTTGCCTTTGAGCAAACAGCATTGGAGTTAGCCTTTACGCTGAATATTGAAGAAGGAGTTTAA
- a CDS encoding tyrosine-type recombinase/integrase: MMYKVVVSLHNDKGQRKYLNQEERLRFFEVTQQYDTSKRLFCQLLFYTGARIAEVHNLKTDSIDLANGTVVLETLKKRKRGIYREIPLPEPLLNDLQGYVGVLGAQGKQGHCLWTFSLRTGSRLIKASMKKAGISGVRSCARGLRHGFAVHAVNKVPLTMVKKWLGHASLTTTAIYLDIFGEEEREIAKRIW; encoded by the coding sequence ATGATGTATAAGGTGGTGGTGTCATTACACAATGATAAAGGACAGCGAAAGTATTTAAACCAAGAGGAACGGTTACGGTTCTTTGAAGTGACACAACAATACGATACTTCCAAACGATTATTCTGCCAGTTGTTATTCTATACCGGAGCACGTATTGCGGAGGTACACAACCTGAAAACGGACAGTATTGATTTGGCGAATGGTACGGTAGTACTGGAAACGCTTAAAAAGCGGAAACGGGGTATTTATAGGGAAATTCCTTTACCGGAGCCATTATTAAATGATTTACAGGGGTATGTTGGTGTTTTGGGTGCTCAGGGGAAACAGGGACATTGTTTATGGACTTTTTCGTTGCGTACGGGTTCCCGATTGATAAAAGCATCGATGAAAAAGGCGGGTATAAGCGGGGTCAGAAGTTGTGCGCGAGGGCTTCGGCATGGGTTTGCGGTACATGCGGTGAATAAGGTACCGCTTACGATGGTAAAGAAATGGCTGGGGCATGCTTCGCTGACCACTACGGCTATTTATCTGGATATTTTTGGAGAAGAAGAGCGGGAAATTGCGAAAAGGATTTGGTAG
- a CDS encoding nucleotidyltransferase domain-containing protein, giving the protein MSLKRNDLIWQPDKVLPYLFGELKQKIEVISPVYNIYLYGSRARTPYSQWGTALDGKDWDILIVCRFPIVNTKVWTTELGYHIDLKVTDNKGADTFFKYQKHWVEIYPENNLMNSE; this is encoded by the coding sequence ATGAGCCTGAAAAGAAATGATTTAATATGGCAGCCCGATAAGGTGCTGCCATACCTTTTTGGCGAACTTAAACAGAAAATAGAAGTAATATCCCCTGTATATAATATATACCTTTACGGCAGCAGGGCACGCACTCCTTATAGCCAATGGGGTACTGCACTGGATGGCAAAGACTGGGATATATTAATTGTTTGCCGTTTCCCTATTGTTAATACTAAAGTATGGACTACAGAGCTTGGTTATCATATAGACCTTAAAGTAACTGATAACAAGGGAGCGGATACATTTTTTAAATATCAAAAACACTGGGTTGAAATATATCCGGAAAATAATTTAATGAACAGTGAGTAA